TAAAAAAGCACATGCCCATGAACTCCTCCATATAGAGGAAACTGACATCACACAGACAGCTACAAATCTGAAGAGAATACCCGCCGGGTGGCTGGGAGGGGTGACCAGGAAGGCTCCAACAACCACAACTGTCCCACTTCCAGACATCAGTCAGGACACAATACCAgtgccagccccctgcccagcccagcaagTCACCTTTAATTCTGTAACAAACAGCAAACCCACCCAGTCTGCAATGGCACGTGACCTGCAGCGCACACCGGTTTAGCCACACCTTCACAGAGACACAAGAACAACTCCAGAGCACAAAGGCCTGGCTTGCACACAGGGCCACCAGAGGTTCTTTTCCCAACTTCAATTTCATTTACCAACGAGGCAGGTAGAAAATAATGGAAATCATGGCCTTTACCATTGCCATCTCCCAGCAGCCACATCAGCTTCCACCGGACTTCCACCAGACATTCCCAGTGCCCCTCCCCAAATGCCAGGCAGCAGAAGCCAGGCCCAAGAGGGAACCTGACCACAGCACCAGTGACTGTGTGGATCAAGGACCAGGACACACAGTTACAAATAACcatagtgctttttttttttttttttttttttttttttttgtatgccACATACATACTTGTCAACAAACAAGAGCAAGTGTTCTGCATTCACTCAAACATCCtcttcaaagggaaaaatacagccCCAAACTTACTTGTCTTCTCCCAGCACCACTCCGAATGCAGCATGGGCTACTCTGGTTACTTTGGGATCATACCAGCCGATCATCTGTCCAGCTGCAAACACTGTTTGTAAATGCACCGACTGCAAGGAACAAATACCAACAGCTAGTCCTCAACCCACTCCTCCTGGTAGCACTCCTTCCAGTAGTTTTCTGCCCAGCTTTATCTCCTTCACAACGAgacttaaaatgtttcttagcTCCACAGTCAAATTCCACTTCCAACAGCTCAACCTTCTAAAGAGTGTTCCTGGCTTACAGAAGCAGCTAGTGGCAAATTCCCATCACTGCTCAGATATGGAGCTGACAACCTTCCTCGGGTAAGGAGGGACCCAAGTCTAAACAGTACAAATCTCGTTCCAGACTCATCTGTTGAGATTCAGGCTTCACCCACCTTCAGTGGTAACTGGGTCTGTCCCTAATTGTTCTAGTCAGTTCTAAGGGCTCTTCATGGAGACTGCCAGCCACCAAACACCATTACTCCAATAAGGACAAGAGTAAATATACCAACCACACTAAAAAACTTCTACATTACTGTTGCACCCTTCATTTAACACACGTTCTGATGGTCCATGACAGCAGAGACTGGCATACTCACCTGCCCGCTGTCGACAACATAAATAAGGATATCAGCCTTCTCTTCACACAACCTGTGTTTAAGAGCAGCTAAGTCAGATGTGTCGTATGTGTAACCTCCATCTGATTTCATGATCGTCAATGGGACAGGAAAACCAGGGACAAACACAATCTTTCGGCCATCATCAACCTGGACAAATCCTagaaaagcaatggaaaacatTCTGTGTTGTATCGTATAGGGAGGTTTATGGGCCAGCCCAGGCAGATGCACTTCCCTTCCCGGATTataccagaaagaaaaggcCATGTCCGCacataattaaataattaatggctcaaaatatgaaaaaatctAAATGAGAACTCCCTCACCAACCAAGTCATGTTTTATGCTGCACTTCCAGAACTCAAGACCATGCACAAGGAAGTGGAACTGTACAGATCTGGCCTTACAGAAGAGACCTAACTGGATTTAATAACTCCTGCCACCGGCATCCAGGTTCACCTTTACAGTTGCAAAACCAGTATCACAAAGTATGTCATTAAAGGCAGCAGAAACTACTGAGATGCAATGAGGACTTTGCACAAAGTATTTCTGAGGTAAGATCAGTCAAAATGCTTCGGATGTTGAGACTTGAACTGCCAAATCCAGACAGGAACACATAGAACTAGAGACTTTTTACGCTCCATTTGGCTTCTTCCCAGACTCAAATGCCATGGTTTTCACAGAGATTTCTCAATGTTCCCACACAGTCACAACACTAAGACGGGGAAGTCTGTCATACATAACTCCTTGACCATTTACTAAGGATACAATAAATTCCAGTAGTACCTTACGCTATTGCCTACAAAATATCACCAACAAACTGCTTTTTGTGTCAGCAAGAAAGATCCAAGCTTTTTGGAATGAAACATGTAAGAATCAATTCTGCTAATGCTCCTCTGTGAGGAAAAGCCACACAAGATCCACCCAGCACACGTGGCTGAGGAAAAGAGCAAGGGTGGGGAACATGCAACTTCAAAACCACCAGTCCTAAGCCTCGCTGAACAGGAGTGAGGTTACCTCACTCATCCGGACAGCTGCAGAATTTCTGACTCTGAGACCAAAATCCTCACCTTTATCTTCAAATTCTTTCACGATGTCTTTCATCATCTCATGGTAGAATGATTCCCCTCTCTCTATGAGTGTGATGTCCAAGCAGTTGTAGATTTTCTGGAACTCTTGACAAGGGAAACATAACAAAATACTTCCATTAAATGCACACAGTGGAATTAGTGGCATATGTTTACCAGTGGGCACAGCAAGTCCCTAAAGGCATCTTCCATCTCTTGGTCAAGCCATGAGACTAGGACTCAGGAGACAGAAGATTTAGCTGAAAGCCTCCACAGACAGCCCAGTACTTTGTATTAGCTCTTTTCTTTAGGCTTCTGATAGCAGTGTGGCagtgattttcaaaataaaagaggaTGGACTCAGACATAAAGGTGAGGGAAGCCACACTGTTCTACTGCCGAGACATGTTTCTGAATCTGACAGTCACCTTTCCGCGACACGTCACAGATCAGTTCCCATGCTTTAATGATGTCTGGGtttttgctctgcagcagcaccacacaTTGGTAGGCACGTTTCTTAAATTCCTCCTCTGTGTCAAACCTCCTCTTGGATTCCTACAGTAAAACACACCACATGAAAAAGCACCGCCTTCCAGCCTGAACCAAGCTAACATTCCCAACAGGCTCTCCAAGCACACTCGTCTCAAGAGACAGAGGCAGCACGCTCACAAAGCCCTTTGATCATGCCCCCTGCAGACAACTCAGTACCACATACCGCAGCGCCTTACCCATGGCAGGTTACTGCAATCACTAGTAACAGTGATTCAACTCTTGTTTCTCCAAAACTAGCCTGCAATTTGTAAAGGTCCTCAATCTGCTCTTCAGATGTTGACATAATTATCACACTTCTTTGCTACAAATACCTTGTAAAAAGCTTGGAGATCCCCAATGGGAGGAGAAACCGTTAAGTAATCTGGAAATTTGTCTTGGAGGTGAGCAATGAGCATTCCAAACTGGGTGCCCCAATCTCCTAAATGGTTTAACCTTAAAGCAATTGAAGAGAACAGTAATAATGATTTCTCAAgcatatactttaaaaaacacgcatttaaaaaatacatattctagAAGAAGGAACACACACAATATCAGAACCAAAACCAGGTAAGCCCCCCCCGCAATTTCACTGCAATGAAGCTGCTCCCCGTTTTGATTTCTAACCCTGCTACACTTCCTCAGCTTAGTACTTTACTACACACAAAGGATTGTTTGTTATGTGCTTATAAACAGACCAATACAGACCAAAGCACAGATAGAGGTATTGCACAAATTCAGCAAaaaagcccaccacacccaAAAATGGACTCTCACCTCAAAACATCATAACCTGCAAACTCAAACAGTCGGCACATACTTTCCCCAATGATAGTAGATCGCAGGTGGCCAACGTGCATCTCCTTTGCAATGTTAGGGGATGAAAAATCCACTACCACCTTGGACAGaataccaaaggaaaaaatgaataaaaggcAGCAGCCATTACCACACCTCCAGTGTTTAACCTGGGTTTTGGAGGGGGGGGCACACGTGGGAACACAGCTCACCTCCACCGACCCTCACACCCTTTGCCGCCAACAGCACGCAGCAAGGAAGGGCCAGCGGGGAACACCAGAGCAGGCATCCAGCCTGGGGCTCCGCTGCACCCACCCAGCAGTCAGGGGTCGCTCCCAAGCTGAGCCTGGCACACCAGGccgtccctgggcagccctgtCCCTCACCCACCAGAGCACGGCCTACCCCACGGTCCCCGGTCCGTAAGTCACATCCCACCTGTCCTGCTGTAGCAACCAGCTGACAAGGACATCTGCTGCACAAATCATGGCGGGGCGAATTCCAAAGCTACCTGCAGTCCAGCACGTTTCATCTATATGGGAGCAGGCTGCCTATGCGCCCGCTGCCgtacctttttccttttgccaacAGCTGGTGGTTGAATGCCATTCATCAATAAACTGCTCAGCTGCTTCGACACAAAATCCTTTCTCAAGTGGACATTGATAAAACCTTTAGAGGAGAAAACCAGCAGTgagtgctggggctgcagaggtgccTCAAAccactttttgtttccttcccccTTGGATTTCTGCTTCCTCACATCAAGGACAAGGACATAAGAAGTTAGCTTGACAAAACAGCAACAGGACAACAAAGCCGTCACTAGAAGACAGCTAGTCTTCTAGCTGTTCCCAGATAACAAAAGCTTGTTTCACACCACTGTAGCCTTTACTGCAAGAGTTAGATGCTGCAAGTTAAGTCTACTGAAGTAACTCCTTTATGCACACTGTCACTCAAAGGtgaatttataaaaacatttttttttgagaaaataaataatcttgCCAGGATTTGCAGCATGCAGAACCGGATCTTGCTTTGTGTCCCTTTTTTTGAATTGTTATCCTAAAACACAGTTTCACCTGGAATAACCCATGCTTGCGAGGTGACACTGTTTTACTTCTCCTGCTTCACAGAGCTAATGGATGAGCTTGTGCCCAAGCACCTGAAGAGCTGTGCCATGTGAATTTTGTGTTTATATTGAAGCCCTGAGGAATATGAGCCCCTGTATTTCTTCCTGGGCCACAGGGACAAAACAGATGCAGCAATGAATAACCTCCATGCTACTGCAGCATCTCCGTGCTGAGAGGACAAGACATCCTCTCCGAGCAAGCAACAGCGAGAAGGGCATATTGATTTTTGCTGTGATTTCATGATTGTAGCCAGATATGCATCACCAGTATTTGAAGGGAAAAAGCTGGTCCCTTAAGGATCAGTGGAAAAATTGCTAATTAAAGGGTTCACGATCGCACTTGCCAGTTCTAACAGAGGTACATTTTCTATTGCTGCATCGAGGGCTACAAAACTCACCAAGATAGAAAAAGCTAGTTCACCCTGTAAGTGGAGTTTTAAATCATGAAACAGTTAAACTCAACTCAGCTTCCCTGATCACTAACCAGTATAAAGTCACCCTATCAGGTTTAAAACATACAAAGTGTGCAACATGAAACTTATCTTACCAGGACCGGCAATTTCAACCTTCTCAATACACTCATTGGCAGGAAtattttttgatattttctcAGCAATTTCTCTTGGGCTAACCTTCTGTTCCTTGGTTTTGAGCAGTATCTGAAACACAAGAAGATAAAGTAAAATTCAATCCTCCAAAACATTCTGCAGAGTGAAACAGAAAGCATAGCTACTGCAGCATTGAAAGATCCTCATGATCCTTTAGCTTCATAATGCAGAGACACACACGAAGAAAAACTTCTCTAGCAAATTTTAGATTAGATCAACTCTCTCTACACAGCACAAGTCTAAACTAGACCCAACATGTTCCTGCCTTCTGCTAAGAGCATTTAAAAAGTCCCTaagtcaaaagaaaattttctaggctgtttttcaaaacctgtGAAGTGGTTTGggaaatctgtatttctctAAGCTACTAAAAGGGACAATCTCTTTAAAAACTAACATAGCTGGCACAGTCCTTCACACTGCTTCAAAATCCTGTTCACCAGTCTCACGGGTATCCTGAGCTCTGCCAGCATTCACATTTCAAGTTTTGAACCGTGCCTACAGTAGATGCTGAGTGTGGTTTCAGAGCAAGCCTGCTGATTTATGATTACAAGCAACCAAAGCAAACTGCCTTCAGTCCTACCTTAGACTCAGACTTAATAACTAAATAAAATCCAACAACTGAAGGAACGAAAGATAATCCTACCGCTGCCCAATTTTCTTCAAAGAGCATCAGAAAAATTGCTGGTAAAGTAGatctcctttttcctccagacATAAATTGCCCACTGTGAGGAACTCAAAGAACACGATGCAAGTTCACACACAGCatcagaatggtttgggttggaagggaccttcagagatcatctagtccaaatcCAAAATTTCTCTGTCTGTTCCCAAAGCATCTTCTCACAGAGCTTTCTGCAAACCTTACAAAAACACCCTTGAGGAGGATTCTGTGAGCTAGCCCAACCCATCCTTTGCAAAACACTTCATTCACGCTGTAAAAGATTACCACAGCTATTTGTTTCTGAGCACatgattttccattttttctgtgatgtgtCTGAAAATCATCTATCACCTCACTTCCATCAAAGCCACAAAGAGCACGTACCGCTCTGCCAGCTCAGAATTTACACTCATGGCTGCCTGTGTTTGCTAAATGTGACTTCTACCTGAGTTTCAGCTTCCTGTTTAGGCTGTCATACAGTCGACCATAACAGGATCCTTACAAGATGGTAAAGGCTTAGAATGGGCAAGAAAAGAATACCTCTGTAGCCTTTAATGCTACTCAAAGTGCaaactacaggaaaaataaatgcaaaaccagaTTATGGGCATGTCATACCAGGTTACAGGCCCGTCATCTGAACCATTCCAGGAACAGTCACCGTACTCCTATTACTCCAAGGAGCAAGCAGAgctcctggctccagccccaggcatTAATATGCTAACGAGCTCCCAGGACAACAATATGCATTTGTGAGGGCTGTTTCCACATGGGAGCACTGCAGGGAGAGGTTATTGCCTGGCACGTACTAGTGCTGCCCTGAGTCAGggcacctcctgctcctctggcagtCGGGGTGACCAGCTCTACACAGGGGACACCCCAAGGGAGCAAGGCTTTACGGGGCACGTACACCGCAGTCAGTCTCTAAACTCAGGCCAACAGAAAGCACATCACCTGCTGCTCTCAGAGGCAAATGACTGCACTGCATCCCCTGGCTGTGCTGATACACTGAGTGTGCTGCATGTGTGAGCACCGCCCAGCTCTGGCCCAGCCTACGCAGCATGCCTTTCCAGGGAACAAGCTCTCCAGCCAAGGCCAGTACTAAGAACCCTtattcagcagcacagctgacaGTCTGGATCTTGACGCCCTGGCTTGAAGGGGACTGTTCAGACACTGAGTTATGCAAACAACGTCAACGCTGAGAAGACAGGACTGCTTGAGAATCCCGACCACGACTTAATTGGGGTAAAGCAGCAGTCAAAAGCACGGCAAAGCTCTGAAAGCCCGTGTCAGTGCAGTCACCCAGGgtgctcctctggctgcagcccagTCACAATATGCTAATGAACCAAGGGAAGATGACACATATTTGTGAGGGCTGTTGCCACCTCGGCACTTCAGACCAAGAGCCTGCTGGCTGGCACTTATCGATGCTGCCTGGAGGTCAAACTCATTGTAGCAGGACAACAGACATAGTGGCTCCAGATGACAACCTGGGAGAGTAAATTCCACGCATGTTGGTGCAAGTCTGATGTCAAAATTACCAGGCTAACAGATAATAAAGGTGAACTGACAAcagaatgctaaaaaaaaaaaaaaaaaaaaaaaaaaaaaaagttgcttctGTTGAGACTGTGAAATAAAAGATCCGTAACTACAAAGTGTCTACCTATTCACTCAAAGGCATCAATGCACTGGAAGTTTGGGTGCTTTAGCACCTAAGCTAGAATGCACTACTTCTTTCACCCCACCTCCTGGTTTTACTTCAGCACAGTCCCAGCCCACTGAGTGACTATACTGAAGTGTCTCCTACTCTTGTCGGGTCCTCTTTAGTCAAGCAttttccagaaagcagcaaCGCCGTAATTTTCAAAGTAACTGCCGATACTAGCCAGGTTACAAAACCCCACCCCTTCCTCGCACACACAGGTGTCTGTAAAGTGGAGCCATTCTTAGAGTTGCCTAAAAGCCTCCAAGATCAGAACAATATAACAAACCCCCATGATTCCTGCTTTTTgctcatttaaaagaaaatacagctgccaTCAACTATACACGGGGGGATGCCCACACCGACTCAGCGAACGCTTGGATAACTACAGCCAATAGGATAAGAACAAGAGCACAAACACTGTACGGAACAGCGCGCTCAAACATGAAAGGGCATTTGCCACGGGACTGAAAATGCTTAAAGGAGTACAATGATCAGGCAAATTCACCTGTAACCAGGGAATTACAAAGAGACTTTTGAAACAATGGCATCAGCTAAAGAAATATGAAGGACGGCTGCTGAGCAGTGGTCTACACTTGGTTGGATGCTGTGAGGTGCTTCATGCGCACCACAGCTGCGCTGGCCAGAAAACGACCCATGCCACCAGATGCCACGAGTGGCACATGCTGCAGCTGACAGAGggcagctcaggctgcagcatgCAGGGACCTGTGCCCCAGCCGGGCGCACAGGGCCCCTTCCCACTGCTGCgtcaggaagctgcagcaccagcaggatgcGTGCGCGAAAGGGGAACCCTCACTCCTGGAGATGTTCAGAACTCACCTGCCCTGTGAGAAGGGTGTGTGTGCACAAGTGTGTGTGGGGACATTATACTTTCCTGGTGTTACAGAAGAGCATTTAGAGATTTGCAGGTGTTTATCACCATTTTGTAACTGCCTAGACTTGTAATTTATTGTTTTGCTGATATTAGTTCCAAAATATAGCTTACCAATTAGTAGTTAATTGCACATCATTAGTAAATCGATGTGGCACTTAAATCCTATTTTGATTTAGATCCCATGACCGGAGAAATCTTTCTGTGTGACAAGTTACCCTCTCATACCAGTCATCTATAAAGAGGTTTAAAGGTCTACTGTGTGAGAGCCGATGAGCTGTTAGATACTCACTGAAttctcagcccagagaaggCAACAAGCCTGGAAGAGGTCCAATATTGCAACCCTCACTGCACTGTCTACCACCTAGCTTACAACAGACAGCATCCCcgttttttcttctctttgtaaGATCACTGAGACATACCTGCGTTATGCCCATGGCGCTGTTACACTGGTAATCCCCAAATTTGGGCTGCTGACTTGGCGTCACCACTAGTGGAGGGTTTTCTAAATCTGGGTAGGCAGCTTGAATAGCAGCTCCAAAGATCTCCTGAAGACAGCTGTTGATATTAATcatgctttttgctgttttacttCTTTCCTCTTGAAGgctctgaaaaaacaaaatccagaagGTTAAATTCGCAACATCTGAGGAGCCGTTACATCCCACTTCTTTCCTTGGCTGCCTGGCAAAGCATGGCTGACAGATTTGACCGACACCTCTAGGCACAGGAGCGACAACATCCACAACACAAAAATCATGTGACTCTTCTCCCTTTGAACCTCCCAGCACAAACACCTCCCCTGAACGCAGGGCTGCATTACTTCTCACACCTTTGTCAGTGATCCTGGTGGAGGCCTCAGCTGGGCTGCCCCTTATGTGACTAGCCAAGACTCGACACTGTGGGCTTATTAACCTactgacatttttcataaaGTAGATTTCTGTTTAAGAAACCAAGAAATATCTGATGTGCCACCAACAACTAAGGCATCAGAATGCAGAGTGAGCACGCCGTCACACATCACCAGCTGTAACAAGCTGACATCGTTTATTTAGCTTGTCTTAATGAGGACAAAACCACACATGCTACAGCATTAACTCTTTGTTCCCTTACCTTTTGGAGAAAATTTAATCGATACTTAAGTTTTGCATTTTCGTCTCGCAAGCCTTCCAAACTCGGGGAGACTCCCAAGCATCCAAAGTTTTTCAAACGCTCGATTTCTGCAGTTAACAACTTGATCTCGTtttcctgaaaagcaaattaaattgtCACACAGTAATTCTTGGAGTGGTGGGAAGAAGGTGAGCTGCTGCAAGATCTCAGATACAGTTCTAGTTTTGCCTCATAAAGGTTACAGCAATGATGTTTAAGTTGAACAAATCCAAACAATTAATGCTCAAAGGTGGTTTCTATTTGTGTCAAAAACAGAGATTCTGAAATATTCTTAAAGAAGAGTCAGCAAGATAATAATCTCACTAAGACAGAAGTACAAGGAAGACAACACGTCATcctaataaaatatattcctaAAATAAGCACTTTCTccagttttttttaatctaataaAGATGTCAAAGGATTTGACTCAAAATTCCCTAAAGCCTCTGTCTGCCAGTTTCACCATCTCACAGGCCACTGTTTCTCTTCCAGAGGATGAAACCACAACGACTCACACAACCCCAGCAAACTCAAGCACCAACTGGAGACAGAAATGCCCAGGAGTACCGCGTGCTGCTGCACCGGGGAATTCACCGGGCCATTTCTGCCGTGCCCACTCACTTCCATGTTCCACACaacccttccttccctgcctccgACGTGGCTTCTCCCTTCCAACTGACATGAGGCATTCAAGAGGCATCAGGAATTTCAGGTGGACCCCTATGCTCCAAATACATTTCCCTGCGTTTCTCCATATCCCTCCAGACTTCACAGCCCGGGACACCGGCAAACGTTCCAACAGCCTTAGCCCAACGGTGGGAGGCTGCTGCAAGGAGCAGTACTTTCCCTCACCCCACCTCCTACAGAAACCAAGTATCTGAAACTCCATCTCTGTTGTCCGATTCTTGTcgtcccccccccaccccgtaACAGGCTTTGTGCCCATCAGCCACAAACCTGGCTCACAAATAGGTGCCCGGAGGCTACTGAAAATGGACTCAGTGCGGCTAGGAGGGAGAGGCAGCTGGAAGGGCAGTGAGCACCCCCTACCCTGGCTGCCTACCCTGGCTGTGAGCATCCCCCCAACCCTGGCTGGCCAGCCCCTCAGCTGACTCATTCAGGCTCTCCTCTACCACCACTCCCACAGCAGGAGGCAGCTCAGGCCCTTCTGTAGGCAAACAGGCCACCAAACCTTATCAGAAAGGGCTCATTTACTTTGTTGCTCTTGAAACAATCAgaagtaaggaaagaaaaaaaaaaaaaaaaaaaaaaaaaaaggccatcaAACCTTCTGGTCTTATATGTCCACCTAAACAACCCAACCGCTCCCACAAATGCCGCTATAACTGCCTGCAGATGCTCAAAAACCCTAAGCTGAGCCAAAACACTCTTGAGATCAGCCTATTTGCGGACCGAGCTAAAAATCCCCGCTTTCAGGTCATTCTGCATTTGCACTTCAGCTTCCAGTGCACTTCTTTTTACAGCTTCAAGGTCTCCTCTGCTACAGGATGCTTCCTGCAGGTTCACATTTGAAGAAAGAGGactttgaggaaaaaaccctctttctCAAAATCTCTGGTTTGGCATTTGGCCAACTAAAATAattgcacagcacagctgtatcTCATAACTAACTCACTCCCAATAGTTCattgcagcttttccttctgcagcccatcacttctttttttaaccaagGCAGACacacccctccctccccaatCAGACTGTTTTCCTctcacatacatatacatacctTACCCCATAAAGccaacagaaaatatattttttttatttttgacttTTCTTACCTGATCTGGTAGCATTTAATGTAACTtacaaacacatctgaaaaaattTCAGACTGAACTTCAAGTTTAAgagagatttcattttttttgcattcatttgcAATGTTTTACAGTTATTTCACTGTAAGTTTAAGTAATCATTATTGTCACAAAACTGACTTAAAGGAACATTGGAGCAGCGACACGAATAACTGACGCCTCCCAACCCTAGAATGTGCTTTAAGAAGATAATATCACATTATCTTTAAACTGTCTGTCCACCCAGTACTACCTTCTCTCTAGCAGTCACCAGCTTCAGGTTAGCAACCCCCTTAGGAGAGCTTTGCATTGAGGACAAACATTGTCTAGATCCAGAAATTTGcattctgcttttgaaattaaaccCACTACATATCCAAGCCCACAAGCAGCTCACACGTACTCCTCCTGCATTAAAagacacccccccgccccattcTCAAGCAATAACTGCCAAAGTATTTCAGTACCATTGGCAaacttttcagaacagaagttCAATTTGGATTTTCCTCCATAACCATAAATGCCTCTGGCTACCCAAGTTAAGACCTGCAGGAGGTGAGATGACCAGTATCTTACTGGAGCTTCTTTCCATATTGTTAGGCTACCAGAGAGGATGAGGAAAGAGCTTCATCCACATGCACGGCCAGAACCCAGAACAAGGGGTTTCAGGAATCGCTGATCTCTGGGGCAGACGTCTGGCCCAAACAGCTTTTCCCACACAAATACAGGGTGACAATTAGTATCTTAATTGCTTGGATTTGGCCAGGAGGTAAAAAACTCTGAAACAATGTCACAGTTCAGTAAGTCTCATCTACTTTCCCATGACTGCACCAAACCAGCAAATTCAACAGCACAGGTGCCTGCAGGTAGGAGGCATTCAGGCTGGCCCCATTTCAGATTTGGCCAAGCCCAACGTGTCAGCCCAGTCTGCCACATTTTCCTATCATGTTTTGCGTTCCTCTTCTTCAGAAAGTTTCAGTAGCAGTCCTTATGTTACTTGAGTGGGAACTGAAAGCAAGGGGTTTCACCACGGCAACCTAGTTGCCTACCCCAATACTGCTGCTGCCATTTAAGTCTCCTTTCCTGTGCTTATCAACAGCTAATACAGATAATGAAATGAACTTTTCATTCAAAACCACTCAGCAGAAAAGCCTGAACTCATCAATGATTACACCAAGCTCCAGAATCGATGGGGTTAAGATCACAACAGCTAGGCTGGGACAGCCACACAGCCTCAAAACTGGCAGCAAGGGCACCCTGGTTCATGGGCCAGTCAGGATGGGACCTCTCACAACCCCCCCTCTCTGGGAACCAGAGACAGGACAtgggaaatggaatgaagctgcatcaggggaagttcagactgTACATCAAGAGAATGCTATTCACTGAGAAGGTGGTgggtcactggaacaggctcccaggctcatggcaccaagcctgtcaaaGATCAGGGAGTGTCTGGACAACACTCTTAGCCATGttgtttagttttaggtagtcctgtggGAGTCTGTGATCCCTTACAACTTGAGCTATGCTATGCCTCTATGACCCCCACACCCATGACCATGTTGCCAAGCTCGCCTGGAAAAAGGTATTTAGGGATGTTGTAGAcaagatataaggaagaaattcctcactgtgagggtggtgaggcgctggcccaggctgcccagagcagctgtgagtgccccatccctgggatg
The Falco cherrug isolate bFalChe1 chromosome 8, bFalChe1.pri, whole genome shotgun sequence DNA segment above includes these coding regions:
- the RARS1 gene encoding arginine--tRNA ligase, cytoplasmic isoform X2 is translated as MININSCLQEIFGAAIQAAYPDLENPPLVVTPSQQPKFGDYQCNSAMGITQILLKTKEQKVSPREIAEKISKNIPANECIEKVEIAGPGFINVHLRKDFVSKQLSSLLMNGIQPPAVGKRKKVVVDFSSPNIAKEMHVGHLRSTIIGESMCRLFEFAGYDVLRLNHLGDWGTQFGMLIAHLQDKFPDYLTVSPPIGDLQAFYKESKRRFDTEEEFKKRAYQCVVLLQSKNPDIIKAWELICDVSRKEFQKIYNCLDITLIERGESFYHEMMKDIVKEFEDKGFVQVDDGRKIVFVPGFPVPLTIMKSDGGYTYDTSDLAALKHRLCEEKADILIYVVDSGQSVHLQTVFAAGQMIGWYDPKVTRVAHAAFGVVLGEDKKKFKTRSGDTVRLIDLLEEGLKRAMDKLKDKERDKVLTPEELKAAQTSVAFGCIKYADLSHNRLNDYVFSFDKMLDDRGNTAAYLLYAFTRIRAIARLANIDEQMLQKAAREEVLILDHEKEWKLGKCILRFPEILQKILEDLLLHTLCDYLYELATTFTEFYDNCYCVEKDRQNGQIVKVNMWRLLLCEATATVMAKGFDILGIKPVQRM
- the RARS1 gene encoding arginine--tRNA ligase, cytoplasmic isoform X1 — translated: MEARVAQSAARLARQENEIKLLTAEIERLKNFGCLGVSPSLEGLRDENAKLKYRLNFLQKSLQEERSKTAKSMININSCLQEIFGAAIQAAYPDLENPPLVVTPSQQPKFGDYQCNSAMGITQILLKTKEQKVSPREIAEKISKNIPANECIEKVEIAGPGFINVHLRKDFVSKQLSSLLMNGIQPPAVGKRKKVVVDFSSPNIAKEMHVGHLRSTIIGESMCRLFEFAGYDVLRLNHLGDWGTQFGMLIAHLQDKFPDYLTVSPPIGDLQAFYKESKRRFDTEEEFKKRAYQCVVLLQSKNPDIIKAWELICDVSRKEFQKIYNCLDITLIERGESFYHEMMKDIVKEFEDKGFVQVDDGRKIVFVPGFPVPLTIMKSDGGYTYDTSDLAALKHRLCEEKADILIYVVDSGQSVHLQTVFAAGQMIGWYDPKVTRVAHAAFGVVLGEDKKKFKTRSGDTVRLIDLLEEGLKRAMDKLKDKERDKVLTPEELKAAQTSVAFGCIKYADLSHNRLNDYVFSFDKMLDDRGNTAAYLLYAFTRIRAIARLANIDEQMLQKAAREEVLILDHEKEWKLGKCILRFPEILQKILEDLLLHTLCDYLYELATTFTEFYDNCYCVEKDRQNGQIVKVNMWRLLLCEATATVMAKGFDILGIKPVQRM